A stretch of Coccidioides posadasii str. Silveira chromosome 2, complete sequence DNA encodes these proteins:
- a CDS encoding uncharacterized protein (EggNog:ENOG410PSIU~COG:C~TransMembrane:1 (o53-72i)~BUSCO:17070at33183), with amino-acid sequence MFARSALRAKTATSLVARRGFHATRPQFGSPFHYPEGPRSSIPFNPLTKHFFWRYWGFMGVGFFMPFGIAVWQTMKSQ; translated from the exons ATGTTTGCTCGATCTGCACTCCGCGCCAAAACGGCCACTTCCCTCGTCGCCCGCCGCGGCTTCCATGCTACCCGGCCTCAGTTCGGCAGTCCGTTCCACTACCCTGAGGGTCCGCGCAGCAGCATTCCATTCAATCCTCTCACAAAGCACTTCTTCTGGAGATACTGGGGCTTTATGG GCGTCGGTTTCTTCATGCCCTTCGGAATTGCTG TCTGGCAAACAATGAAGTCCCAATAA